AGAATACCGTTAAGTATACAAAGAATACATACACATACATACGCTCAGATAATTTCATGTATCCCAATAGGATGAAAAAGCCTGTCTGGGCTAAGAAAAGTAATGAAGTCTTTGGCATATGTCCTAAGTAAAATAATACCGAAAAAATAGCTGTCCAAAACCCCATAACGCGATACATTTTATCCATCCGAATCCCTCCTTTACGCAAACAATCCATCGAACCTATTATAAAGGATACCATATTACAAAGTAAATAACCCATCTTTTTTGAATGTGACGATTACGTGATTTTTGGTAATTGTGAATAAAATCGTACAAAACCTAAATTCTGAAAATAAATTTAAAAAATGTTGTGCAAAAAAGTGTACAAAGGTTATACATGTGGTATACAATACTAACAACAGTTAAACAAAAATAAAACAACAGTCAAACAAAAGTTGTACAATAAAACATCCAGGAGGAGAAAAACATGAACCCTATCACATTTTACACGTATCCAAGCTGTACATCCTGCAGAAAAACGAAAAAATGGCTGAAGGCAAATGACGTAAATGTTACAGAGCGGCACATATTCCGTGAAACTCCTGATTTTGATGAACTGATGCACCTGCTTACTTTAACGACAGACGGACTTGACGAGCTGCTGGCGACAAGAAGTCAATCATTCAAGAATTTGAATCGTGATGTAAATGATCTTCCACTATCTGAAGTGGTTAAGCTGATTATTGAAGATCCGAAGCTGCTGAAGCGTCCAATTTTAACGGATGGCAGAAAGCTGATTGTCGGTTATAATCCTGAAGGCTTAAGAAGTCTTTCAAATAAAAAGCAGCTGTACAAGCTGTCCGGTTGATTGGAGGGGCGATTGCCTCTCTTTTTTTTGAATTTTACAAAAAATATGAGACATATTTACAATTTTGGTGTATAGTGAAGACATCTTTCAAAAAGGATGTGGTTCATGAATGACGTTTGGAACAGAACGGCTTGCATTGCAGCTTGTGAATGATGCTGTGAGGCAGGAAGGATCAGATATCCATCTGATTCCAAAAGAAAATTGTTTGCAGATTCAGTTGAGGGTGCAGGGTGATCTGGTTCAACACAAGACCATCTCTGCTGATGCGGGAGAACGGCTGATCTCACATTTCAAATTTAAAGCGTCACTCGACATTGGTGAGAAGAGAAAACCTCAGAGTGGTGCCTGTGATGTGATGATCGACGATGAATCGCTCCCCTTAAGAATTTCTACATTACCTTCTGCCACTGGAAGAGAAAGTATGGTCATCAGACTCCTCCCTCAATCCTTTGCCATACCCATCGAAAAGCTCTCCATGTTTTCTCACTCAGCAAAAAAACTTCAGGAATTGGCTTCATATCCCCAGGGACTTCTTTTATTTACAGGCCCAACCGGAAGCGGCAAATCCACAACGCTATACTCCCTGTTACACTTTTGTTCAACCGTTTTAAAAAGAAATGTTATTACACTTGAGGATCCTGTTGAAAGAAAGGAGGATCATGTTCTTCAGGTCCAGATCAATGAAAGGGCCGGTGTCACTTATTCTTCAGGCTTAAAAGCTATTCTGCGGCACGATCCGGATATCATTATTGTCGGAGAAATCCGGGACATGGAAACAGCAGATATCGCTGTTAAAGCTGCCTTAAGCGGTCATCTCGTTTTATCAACCCTACATGCAAAAAATGCAGCGGGTGCAATCAGGCGGATGATTGATCTGGGTATCTCAAAAGAAGTACTTTTGCAGGCGCTGATCGGCGTGACAGGTCAGAGGCTCGTGAAAATAAATACCGTCTCGCACAGCATTAAACGTACTTCTATATATGAGATCGTCACGAGTCCCGCAATTGAATCTCTTATTGATCAGATTCCTGTACGGCACAACTATGTGAGTTTACCGGACCTCTTTAGAAAGGGGGTCGCTCTTGGTTATGTTTCTTCAGAGGAATATCACCGCTGGATGGCGTCAGAAATCCCTTATTCCGAAAAAAGATCAGCCGCAATTCCTGTCAAGACTGAGTGAACTTAAGGAAAGTGGCTATCCCCTCAATCAAGCAATTGAATTTCTCCTGTTACCCTATCGTAAAAAGCCGGAAACACCCCGGAAAATTCATGATTCCCTTCTAAGTGGAGATTCACTGAGCGATGTGATGAAAACGCTTGGTTTTCCTCAATTCGTCTGTATGCATCTTTTTTTCGCTGAAGAATACGGAGATCTCACAAAAACGTTAAAGGAAACTTCGGATCTCATGAAGATGAAACAGCGGGAAGAGAAAAGACTGATCTCCATTTTGCAGTATCCTTTTTTTCTGATCATGATGTTTTCATTCATTTTAATCATCATGAATCATTATCTTATCCCCAGAATGAAAAGCCTCTATGCAGCCGTCGGATCAACTGAATCAGCAGCATTAAAAACGGCGGGTTCCATCTTTACGGCAATGCCCCAGGTCATTCTTTTCAGTACATGTTTGATTGTTTTATCACTTGTCAGTTTGTATGTCATATTAAAAAGACTATCAGCCCATTCCAGGTGGTCATTTTTGGCTTCCTTACCTGTGATAGGCTTTTACGTAAAAAGTTTTCACAGCTATGTTTTTTCACGTGAAGCTTCTGCCATGCTGAAAAGCGGATTGTCCTTTTATCAGATGCTTGAATCATTTATCTCACAGCCATACCGTCCCTTATACCAGGAAATCGGTCAGTTTATGATGGATGAATTGAAGAGAGGCCAGAACGTATATCATACGATGTTGCAGCTTCCCTTTTTTTCAGATGAGTTAAGTAATATTACGAGGCATGGAGAATTGAATGGAAGTCTTGAGCGGGAGTGGGGATTTTACAGCACTTTCTGTTTGTCAGATCTTGAATCCAAAACGAATACTGCTTTTTCTTTTATACAGCCCATTTTATTTACTTTACTTGGTTTGGCCGTTATCGGTGCATATCTGATCGTTTTACTGCCTGTTTTTCAATTAATGCAATCGATTTAAGGAGGAATTGTGATGATGAAATTAGTAAAAAGATTATTAACAAATACCCGGGGGTTTACACTGATTGAAATGGTCATTGTATTACTTGTTATCTCCGTACTGCTTATTGTCAGCCTGCCGAATATTTCATCCCAGAGTAAGGAAATCAACGGGAAAGGCTGCGAGGCTTTTCAACAAATGGTGCAGGCCCAGGTGGAGTCTTACCGGATGTCAAATAAAGCGCTGCCTGAATCGATGGTGAAACTTCAGGAGGAAGGCTATTTGAATGCAGAAGAAATGACCTGTCCGGATGGAAGGGAATTGACGATCGGTACAGATGGTCAGGTGTCCGTCGTTGAATCTACTCCGTAGAGAATCAGGCTTTACCCTGATTGAAATCATGGTTGTGCTGTTAGTTTTAAGTATATTTATTGTGATTGCATCATCTGTGAGAATTTCGGCAGATCGTGAACTGGCAGAGACGTTTGAAACCCAGTTGAGTCAGGATCTCCATTATGCCCAGTTGAAGGCAA
The nucleotide sequence above comes from Jeotgalibacillus aurantiacus. Encoded proteins:
- a CDS encoding DUF2626 domain-containing protein: MDKMYRVMGFWTAIFSVLFYLGHMPKTSLLFLAQTGFFILLGYMKLSERMYVYVFFVYLTVFFAGFTYWTTFMMPLNGPL
- a CDS encoding Spx/MgsR family RNA polymerase-binding regulatory protein, yielding MNPITFYTYPSCTSCRKTKKWLKANDVNVTERHIFRETPDFDELMHLLTLTTDGLDELLATRSQSFKNLNRDVNDLPLSEVVKLIIEDPKLLKRPILTDGRKLIVGYNPEGLRSLSNKKQLYKLSG
- the comGA gene encoding competence type IV pilus ATPase ComGA, translated to MTFGTERLALQLVNDAVRQEGSDIHLIPKENCLQIQLRVQGDLVQHKTISADAGERLISHFKFKASLDIGEKRKPQSGACDVMIDDESLPLRISTLPSATGRESMVIRLLPQSFAIPIEKLSMFSHSAKKLQELASYPQGLLLFTGPTGSGKSTTLYSLLHFCSTVLKRNVITLEDPVERKEDHVLQVQINERAGVTYSSGLKAILRHDPDIIIVGEIRDMETADIAVKAALSGHLVLSTLHAKNAAGAIRRMIDLGISKEVLLQALIGVTGQRLVKINTVSHSIKRTSIYEIVTSPAIESLIDQIPVRHNYVSLPDLFRKGVALGYVSSEEYHRWMASEIPYSEKRSAAIPVKTE
- the comGB gene encoding competence type IV pilus assembly protein ComGB — its product is MFLQRNITAGWRQKSLIPKKDQPQFLSRLSELKESGYPLNQAIEFLLLPYRKKPETPRKIHDSLLSGDSLSDVMKTLGFPQFVCMHLFFAEEYGDLTKTLKETSDLMKMKQREEKRLISILQYPFFLIMMFSFILIIMNHYLIPRMKSLYAAVGSTESAALKTAGSIFTAMPQVILFSTCLIVLSLVSLYVILKRLSAHSRWSFLASLPVIGFYVKSFHSYVFSREASAMLKSGLSFYQMLESFISQPYRPLYQEIGQFMMDELKRGQNVYHTMLQLPFFSDELSNITRHGELNGSLEREWGFYSTFCLSDLESKTNTAFSFIQPILFTLLGLAVIGAYLIVLLPVFQLMQSI
- the comGC gene encoding competence type IV pilus major pilin ComGC; protein product: MKLVKRLLTNTRGFTLIEMVIVLLVISVLLIVSLPNISSQSKEINGKGCEAFQQMVQAQVESYRMSNKALPESMVKLQEEGYLNAEEMTCPDGRELTIGTDGQVSVVESTP